The sequence TTTTTCCGGAAACTCCATAATTTGTTAATTTCTTTGGTCTTATTAAACTGACAAACCAATAGTCTATCCAAAGTTTCACGTTGATCTATGGATGAGTTGTTCTGTATCTTACTGCTACTATAATTAAACTCAATTCGTTTTCCCTCCTCCACATACGACGATTCAAACAGGAAATGGGTAATTTCTTCTTCCTCATGTACTGTGTCAAATAAATACCTGGTTTTGCCGGTGTTGATTTCGTAGACAGCAATATTACTCAATAAGGAGCGGTCATATTCCTCCTCTTTTTTGCCGCCCATTAAGCCTTTGCTTTTTTTGAGAGGGTTAAGTGAGAAATAAAAAATATTAAGTTTTCGATCGTATTCTTCTATACTGCGAAAATCGGTATATCCCATTTTAAAACTCATGATTTTTGTACAAGTAGCTAGTTGATTTTTGACAAACTAAACAGTTTTCCTGTTACTAGGCATATTGCCTGGTTATAAACCTTTATTGATAATAGCCTTATCAATAAAGGTGTTTCTATTTTGAATTTATATCTTCATCAATCGTTCTACTGCCCGTTCCAGTGTTTCTTCTTTCTTGGCGTAGCAAAAGCGTAAGAGTTTGTTATCAGTTTTGTTATTATAAAAAACAGATAGAGGAATAGTGGCTACGCCAATTTCTTTGGTCAGACGAATGGCATAATCGGTGTCAGACTCATCCGTAATATGTCCGTATGATGCCAATACAAAGTAACTGCCTCGGCTAGGCAGTAAAGAGAAGCGGGTTTGTTGCATCAGGTTCACAAAGAAATCCCGTTTCTGCTGATAGAATTGAGGCAAAGACTCATAGGGCTCTGGATTCCTGAGGTATTCGGCCAGAGCAATCTGAAGAGGGGTGAAGGACGAAAACGTCAGGTACTGGTGCACTTTCCGAAACTCGGTTGACAGTTCGCGAGGGGCTATACAATAGCCTAACTTCCATCCGGTAACATGATAGGTCTTGCCGAAAGAAGAGATTACAAAGCTTCGTTCCCGTAATTCTGCATGTCGTAACACACTCTGATGTTGTTGCCCATCAAAGATAATATGCTCATATACTTCATCACTGATCAGATAAATGTTCCTATCTCTCAACAGAATTGCCAGGAATTGCAAATCCTTTTGTGTCAGTGTGGTGCCGGTTGGGTTGTGTGGTGTATTGATAATAATGGCTCGGGTACGGCTGGTAATGGCATTTTGCAGTTGGGAAAAGTTGATTGAAAAATCATCGGATGACAAGGACACAAATACCGGAATCCCTCCGTTAAGTTCAATAGCAGGTACATAACTGTCGTAGCAAGGCTCCAATACAATCACTTCATCGCCCGGACTGACAATGGCACTGATAGCAGCATACAAGGCTTCTGTACCTCCGGAAGTAACTGTAATTTCGGTATCAGGATTAGGAGCATACCCATACATACGTTCTGTTTTGATGGCAATTTGTTCCCGTAACTCAATGGTACCCGGCATAGGAGCATATTGATTGTATCCATCCTGCATTGCTTTGGTTACTAGCTGAATAATATCCTGAGAAGCGTTAAAGTCCGGAAAGCCTTGACCCAGGTTAATGGCCTTATGCTCCTGAGCCAGTTTGGACATAACAGTAAAGATGGTGGTGCCTACATTGGGTAGTTTGGAAGAGAGTATGTTGGATTGTGTATGGTTCATCAGAAATGAAAAGTTAGTACACAAAAATAATGGTATTTAGCAGATTGTATATAGGCTTATGTTTTCTATAATTGAATAAGTGGAACGCATCAAATGACCTTCTTTTTATAGATTTGGTAAAAGCTTTCATCTTTGCCTCCTGTAAGTACAAGAATCCATAAAAAGCAATATACTTCAACATTCCTCTATATTTCTCCCGAAGGTGTAAAAGTTGTTTTTTAATCTCACTCCATTCTGTTTTAAGTTTTTTATATATTTTCACAAGTTTTAGTAATGTGGGGATAGTTTTACCGTTTTGTAAACTTATCAATCCAGTATTTTGCTCTCGCAGTATCCAGTAATCCATGAGGTTCTGGGTAATTTTCCTCAAGAATACTGATAACAGTATTTCCACAGGGATCAGTTTTTATTCCAGGATACTTTTTTTCTAATGAATCTAATCGTTCTCGATTGATCTGCTTTAATTTTTCAGTAGGTAGAGAATCTGTTCTAACATAAAATAATGGATCTATATAATTATTGATAAGCACCAGTTTTACATCCACTAATTCATTCACATTTTTGGAATAAATATCTTCTTCTTGGGCTAAAATTAATTTTTGAGGGATTTCTTTAAAAAAGAGAACCTTTCGTCTAGTAACGCCATTTCTAGGTAAATGATATGAATAATAACATATCAGGTAAGAATATGAGTTTTTTTTATTAGAGTGTTGCCAGAATTCATTGACGAGTAGCTGCGCCTCAAATGAATCCTTGGATTTTCTAACGGTAGAGTCCAGATTCAATTCATCCACAGACATAAAATGTAGACTTTTGCGAGAAGAGTCTGTTTCTGCAATGATTTTATCCAGACTATTGGAGGAAGTACAAGATGAGAATATTAGTAGAATTATACTTACTGATAGGAATGGTTTCATTGATGCAAAAGAATAATCTGATCAGATAGACGTTGTGTTAGATATATACGATTCAGAGTTATAAAATTTTCCATAAATTTTTTTGGGAGTTTTAAATCTCAAGAATCAATGTTGATATCTGCTTTCATTGTATCTGATTATCCTATAGGTATTTATAGAACAGAATAAGTTATCTGTTTAAACCAACAAAAATCAGTTTGAGCAAATATATTTCTGACAGAAGCCAGACATGTTGTTTCTACGTTTGTCTGGCTTCTTCTCTTTCTTAACGAAATTGACAGGATGGCATTCGTTCTTTTAGGATATCAAGATTTTCAACCCTATTTGTTTTTAATTCCAGAGATTCCAATGGGAGGGTTGAGAGGCTTAATGGAAGCTTGTGTAAATTATATTGAAAAATTACCAAATGTTTCAGATTTTTCAATTGGGCAATGGATTCTGGAATTTCAAGTATCTTACTATGGTAGATAGTCAGGTTTGTCAGGGATGTTATATGAAGCATCTCTTCAGGAAATGAAGTCAGGTGATTGCCTTTAAATGTGATTTTCCGGATGGTCGGTTGTACCTGCTGGAGTAAAGTATTGGCTTCCTCAGTTGTGAGAGCAGCTTTTAGCTCTAGTTCATTCGTTTTTGCAAGCCATTCAGGAGTGGTTTGTTCAATATAGAGCTGGCGACGGGGATCATTCGCATCTGAGTGTTCCATAAAGTAGTCGCCTGCAAAACAGTTTTTTATCACCTTTTCCTTTTTGAGCCAAACCAGAAAGGCCATAGACGCTGTATCCAGACCTGGAAATTCTTGTTGGTATTTGTAGATCTGAAAACGATTGTAACTATACCTGGATGTATCATCAATTATCTTTGCCTTGTGAGCAAGTGCCTGAAGAATTACTCCATCTGTTGTATTTTTCTTGATAAGCTGTCTAGCTTTGGCGCGAGTATCTGGATTATCTGAGGTTTTGGCAATGACCAGTAGATCTATAATCAGTTCAGCTGGTACACCTGTCGATTCAAGTAATTGTACTCCTAGTGCTTCATTGAGCGACTCCGGACTACGCAAAAGCTTCAGTACAGATTCGGTTGAATTATCTGCCCGCCCTTCTTCGGATAAGAGATACGGTTGTTCAACCTGATTCAGAAAGTCAGTCAGTTCTTTTTCGCTAAATAGAAAATAATTCTTTTGGGTATTTCCATTCTCCGGAAACTTAGGCGAGCTTCCGACCAGTATATGAGTGACTTTATCAGTTAATGAACTGCTGTACCCAATATTGGCTGCAGTCAGTTTGTTTTTGATATCTGTCTTTTTATAAGAAGTATTGCCCAGAATGGCTACTATATCTCCTGGTTTTAATGGTTTGTCTGACAGAGACTGGTACTTTTCATTAAACACAAATATGTTTTCAATTAGTGCCTGATGCATAGGGGCATAATTGATCGAAAAACCTTCAAAAAATACCTGTTGAGGCCGATTTTCCAGCCGTTCCTGATGGAAGTTATTTAGATACACATGCAGGTAAATTTTGCGCTTTTCCTCGTCCATATCCGAATGCTGGTTTTCTGCCAGATGTCTAAATGGATAAAACCAGTTAAAAATCTCAGGCTCCAGTTGTCTGGGTGCAAATTGTGTATCTGTGGCATGTGTGCTTACTTTCCATAATCGGGTAAGTTTGTACAAGTCGATTGATAAACGTTGAATGCCAGTTCTTGAAATTTCTATTGAGCCTAATTGGGTACACTGGCTAATAGTAGAGGGCAGACTTACAAGTTGTGGACTATCGGGTAGTTCTAAATTTGTCAGATTTTGCAGATTGCCGATGCTTTCCGGAAGTTGAGAAAATATACCGCTAAGAGTCAGAGACTGTAGTTTACTTAGTCTACCAATACTTTCTGGAATACGTTGAAGTGATTTTGGGGTTATCACTTTTAGCATTTCAAGGTTTTCACAGTCACCTATTGTATCAGGAAGGTCAATAAGTGTTTCATTTATATCAATTGTTTTCAGGTGTTTAAGTTTTCCTATTTCCGATGGTAAAGTGGTAAGTTTATTCTTATCGGTACTGAAACCGTGTATATAAAGTAATTCCAGGGAGTCGAGTCCGCCTATTTCAGAAGGTAGTTCGGTCAAATCACCAAGGTTAATATAGAGAGTTTTCAGCTTTTTGAGATTACCTATAGAAGAAGGTAGCGTTTCAATTGGATACCAATCTAGTTTCAGTTCTTCCAGATTGGCTAAGTTTCCTATTGATTCCGGAAAGGGCAGGACTTCTTTCGTTCCAGGCTTCAGCTTCAGTTTTCTTAACTTCTGTAGCTTGCCAATAGCAGGGGATATACCAAAAGGATCAGATTCCTCACTAGCCCACGAACCGGAACGTACTTCTATACTCTCAAGTTCGGTGAGTTCACCTATTACGTCAGGGATTGATTGAATAGGTAGGCGATTATTTATCTCTAATTCCTGTAATTTTTTTGAAAATGAAAGCTGGGCCGGAAAAGAAGGAAGTTTCGGATTTTCGTACAAAGAGAGTTTTGTAAGCTTGGGTAAACTTTTCAGAATCAACAGATCCTGAAGTTCGTCACATCCACCGATTTTAAGTTCTTGCAGAGAGGAAAGATCAGATACCAGTGACGGCAGCGAAGTAGCTTGAAAGGATATAATCCACAGTTTTCTCAATGAAGTGAGCCTTGGGAGTATTTCCGACAAATGTCCGTCATCCTTGAAACTCCTAAGGGTAAGTTCTTCGAGATTGGAGAGGTTGCCAAAAGATAACGGAAGTATACAGACAGCTCTGGATTCGATCTGAAGTTTTTTGAGATTTTTTAACTGTCCAATATCCTCTGGTAATGTAAGTAATTGCTCCGCACGATTAATTTCCAGTTCTTCCAGATTGACCAGTTGACCAATAGGAGGCATCTGCTTGCCTGTGTAACCAGAAATAGCCAGCTTGGTAAAATGAGTAATTTCCGGATAGATACTCTCCAGGTCCTGAGAAGAAGCTTTGGTAATAAGTCCTTTGTCATATTCATGAAGTAACTTATCCCGATCTTCCGTATAATAGGGTTTAATAGAATACATTGTATAGATGTCGTTACGTGCCTAAAATTTTAACCGAGGTATAGTCAATATCCTTGTGCTTACAAGTAACTAAAGTGTGAGATAAAATAAAGAGTAAGATGGTAGAAAATATAAGGAGGTAATATTGAGGCAAAAAATAGAGTTAGTTTACCAAAAGAGGGGAATTGGTGAAAATAAAAAAACAATAAAACCCAGCCTTCTACTGACTGGGTTTTGAAAAATAAAAAAGCAAATACCTTTAGGCTTTTTTCCATTTTATGCTACATCCGATGGCTTTGGCAGATGGAGTAGTAACAGCTTTGCCTTGAAGCAATTCATCCACTGCTTCTTCTACATATTTCTTGGTGGCTTGTGAGGCATCCTGGGAGTTATTGTCAATAGCTCCGATATAGGCCACTTTAAATTTATCGCCTTCTTTTTTTACCACAAAAACATGTGGGGTATTGGTAGCACCAAAGGTTTGGGCTATAGCCTGTGTTTCATCAACCAGGTAAGGGAATGCATATTTCTTGTCTTTAGCGCGTTTCTGCATTAGATCATAAGAATCTCCGGGAGAGATGCCTTGATCGTTGGGTTGGATAGCCAGTACAGGATAGCCTTTGGACGCATATTTCTGATTCAGTGCAATAATCCGTTCTTCATATAGCTTGGCTACCGGACAGGTATTGCAGGTAAAAGTGATGATATAACCCTTAACCTGAGAATTGCTTGCCAGAGAGATCATTTTGCCATCTACATTCTTTAGCGAAAAATCTTGTACTGTGTCACCTACTTTATAGCCAGCAGGAGCAAAGCGAGCACTGACAAGGCCTACTGCCAGGAGTAGCAGTAAGGCTAACTGAGTTTTGAAAATTGTTTTCATACAAAGTTGTTAGTTAGTGTGTTATAGATGAAATGATTGAATAATGGTTTCAAGTTCTCCGGCTTTCACTTCTTTTTCCATGAACTTCCGGACATTTCGGGATGTCTTGATAAATAATGTAGCTGGGATAGAACCAGACCATTCCGGAGAGATTTTATCAATCCAGGTATTGTAGTCTGTTTCGTTTAACAGATAGACAGAAGATTGTAACTTTCGTTTTTGGACAAAAGGGATTACTTTGGTCTGGAGGTCTCTTTTGAAGTCAAGGCTCACCAGCAAAACTTTCACTTTCTGATTGGCAAACTTTTTATGCACAGATTCTAATAGGGGCAACTCAGTCACACAAGGGCCACACCAGGTAGCCCAGAAATTAACTACATAGAGGGTGTCATTGTTCTGATGTATTCGTTTGTTTAACTGATCAAACTGAATTACGGGGACATGCTGACTCATAGCGGGTATCATCCATGCCAGAAAGAGCACCGTTAGCCAGAATGATTTGGGTTTATTGGTAATGGTCATAAGACAATTGTTTGCTAACCAATATACTAAGTACGTGAGAAATTGCAAATTGTTTACCGTTTTTGTGTAATTTATCAGGAGAGTCTGTACTCTGAGAAACGAATGACTTATCTTTGGGGTATTCATTTGTAGAAATATATTTGCTGCCTGGAGGTATGCATTTCAGAAATAGATAGTTTGACAGAACAAACCCCTGATACCATGAGACTAAAGAAGCCCTATATACTAATGCTGGAAGATGATCCGGATGACCGGATGATTACAGATTCTATTGCTTCACAACTGGAGGTTGACATACAGTTTCTCTACCTGACTTATAGTAACGAGTTGTTTTCTGCATTGGAATCTGGTGAGCAGCCTGCATTGATTATGCTTGATTACAATTCAAAACCACAGAATGGATTAGAAATATTGAAAAAGCTGAAGTCAAACCCAGCGTACCGATCCATCCCTGTGATTGTGCTGGGTGAAAGTGCCTCAGATCCACACATAGATGAATGCTATCAGTTAGGAGCCAATTCATTTATTCTCAAGCCAGGCACTTATGACCTTACAGTACACAAGATCCGCACATTTTTAGAATATTGGTTCCAGGTTGCAGAACTGTAAGCTTTGTTGATTCATCTTGAGGTTCTGCAAATGAATCTTATCAATACAAATGGTCTATCAATTGTCATCAATTCTCGGACAGTTCGGACAGATCAGACAGATCTAAAAAACATTTTATGAAACGATAAATTGTAAATTTTTTATATGTATTTGATTAAGGGTTAGTTATGGTAGCTTGATTTTTTAGTCAGTATTTCTATTATGGGTATGATGTCCTGTCTATGATTTGGTTATTTAAGTAATTTGTTGATTTTCAGTCTATTAGTGCGTTTTTTGTGCTCTACCTCTCCATAAAATGTTTTTTAGATCTATCTGATCTGTCTGAGAATGTTTGAGGGGTGATTTCTGCGAATAGAAAACAGAGGTTGTAGCATTGTATTATTATCAACAAAAAATCCGAAGCCTTTGGTGACTTCGGATTTTTATAATCTACTAATCTAGTTGATAGAATTAGATCTGAGTTGTTGGATCTTCTGGTTTTTGACTGCCATTGTGATGGTTGCCATTACCGTTCTGTTGTTTCTGAACTTGTTCCAGTAGTTGTAAACCCAGCAAACCACTGATTGGCCCACCACCCGAACCTTCTGCACCTCCATTGATCAGTACATCTGGAATGATCTTGATTCGGTCTCTGCCTATGGCTTCGGTTACCTTCAGTTTGGTGAAATTGTCACCACCCATCGCTTCAACGGCCAGTTTATACGCTTCCGCAGATGATTTACCAATAGCCAGGATCTTGGCTGCTTCTGCATCACCTGTTACACTGATCTTTTCTGCTTCTGCATTAGCCAGCATCTTCACTTTTTCTGCCTCTGCTTCCGCCAGTACTTTGGTCTTTTGAGCATCTGCATTGGCAATGGTTTTTAGTCGTTCGGCTTCCGCACCTGCCTGTATTTTAACACTGGTAGCTTCCCCTTCGGCTTTCTTTACAGATGCATCTGCAATACGTTGGGCAATCAATACACCCTGGTCGGCTTTTACAATTTCACGTTGCATATCCGCAATAGAGGTTTCTTTTTCCAGCTTCTGACGAGTTTCCTGAGCCAGTCGCTGAGTTTCAAAGGTCATCTTTTGTTCTTCTGCCAGCTTTCTGTCTGTCAAGGTTTTCATCAGGGAATCAGGTGGCACAATGTCACCAATCAGGGTGTCGACTCCAAACACGTTGTATTCAGCTAATACCTTTCCAATGTGTTGTTTGGCTGAATCCTGCCGTTCTTTCCGTGAAGTTAAGAAGTTGATTACATCAGCATCCTGAGCCGAGTTACGGAAGTAGTTACCAATGGTTGGTTCCAGCACCTGGCTTACCAGGTTATTCATGTTTCCGAAACGGGCAATTACCTTAGGTGCTTCATTGGTAGGAATATGAATGATCTGAGAAACGTCCAAGTTGAATGGGAAACCGTCTTTACTACGAACAGTGATGGTACTCAGGTTTTTATCCAATTGGTGTGACTCACTACGTGCTGACGCCCAGTTCAATACCAGGTTAGTAGTAGGTACTAGTTCAACACGCATGGTGTATTTGTTGATAGGGTACTTACCGGGTCCAAGTGGCTCAGCCCAAACACCTTTAAAGCCTTTGCCTACAATATTACCATGTTTGAATTCTGCTCCACTAAGGTCAGCGCCATCTTCACCATAATAAGAGATAACAACACCCACGTTACCGATAGGAATTTCGGTCATAAAGGTTTCTTCTATTTGGACAAACCAGGGGTTCAGGTTATAGGAACCTGCCAGAATTACCTGAGGCTGCAAACCGCGATTACCCCCATTTTGCAAAAAGGCATCTGCATCCTGAAAGTTGTTGTGGCCGTGTACATTTGATCCTGCAATTTGCCCGTCTCTCAGTGGCATACCATCCTGAGTAGTCACAATACCTACCTTGTTTTCATTAATGTGGGTGATGTCTGCCAGTTCCACTTCAAACAAAAATGCATTGATTCTATACGAACCTGCTGTAATATAAGCTGTCTGTCGACCTTTTTGACCATGATTGCGGATAAATTTTTCTGCATCCTGAAAAGAATCACAGTCTACACGGCGTGCCAGAATAGCACCTGTCGGAAGCTCGTTTCCATCTTTGGCGATAAGCAGACCAATCTTTCCGGGAGGAATAACTGTGAGTGGTTGTAACTTTACTTCATATTGCCATATCCATTTCCATAAGTGTAAACCTGGTGCCAGGGTTTGAGCCTGAAAGCCAGCTTCGCCGTTTACTGCAATGATACGTCCATCGGGTAAGGCTCGATTCTCGCCTGTCAATACAAATTTTTTGGTAACAAGACCAATACGGTCTTCAGGAACAATAACAACACCGAAAATTCTGAAGAAAAAACGGTAAAAGATCAGCAAAACGATAGGTATAAGCACCCACCAGAAAGCTAGTAAAAGGTTCATGAAATAATTGATTTAGTTAAAAATAGAGTGTGTAGATTCAATTGTGGAGAGTGTAGATTCAATAGAAATTGAATGTGGTGAAGGTTTTTAATTTTTGATGTAAATCTTCTAAAAAAGTAACCCAATTACAGGTTTTTATTTTTCAGAAACTGACATCGTAACTATAGACATAAAATTGTATATTCTGCTTCAGGTATACTATGTTGTTAATTAGTTATTTAAAGATGGAATAGGTAAGCAATTGGATAGGAATTAAGTATATTTTGGATGTGGAAGGTTTGAATGCAATAGTTTAATTGCTTTTTGGCTAAATGCAGAAGATCATCAGTACTGAAAAGATACTGTCTGGTGATAGATATTTTACTGTCAAACTGCTATACTTGCAGAAAAATAATGTTTATTAACTTACAGCTAAGTTTATGTCTCTCAAATCACAGATTGATAATGATATAAAGCAGGCTATGCTTGCCAAAGATAAAGATGCGCTTACAGCATTACGTTCTATTAAATCCCTGATCTTACTGGAAGAGACCAAAGAAGGCACTGTTGGAGGAGATCTTAAAGCAGAAGAAGAATTAAAGTTATTGACAAAGGCTGCTAAACAACGCCGGGAGTCTGCCGATATTTTCAAAACACAGGGACGTGAGGATCTATCCAGTAAAGAATTAGCCGAACTGGCTATTATCGAAAGATATTTGCCAAAACAGTTATCTGCAGAAGAACTGGAAGCTAAGGTAAAAGATATCCTGACTCGTGTGGGGGCCAAAGGACCTGCCGATATGGGCAAGGTAATGGGAGTAGCTACCAAGGAATTGGCTGGTCAGGCTGATGGTAAAGTGGTTTCTGAAACAGTGAAGCGATTGCTGGTACAATAGCGGAAAGAGATTACAGAACCTACGCTTTTTAAAGTGGAGGTTCTGTAATTTTGAAATAGCTCTATTTTCTCACATTTTGATTTATTTTTCTGCTTGTAGCTTCTTCATTTTTTGCTTGTCTATAGAGTTTATTTTTCCAAAGATCACTCTTCCTAAGCTTCTGCTTTTCTTTTGTCACACCATGGGTGATAACCCAAAAAGAGCACTTTTTTCCGATCCTTCCGCCACAGGCCAAAGGCTAACCCTTATTCTATCCCATATCTTTTCTAGAAATGACTTCTGTAAATAAAGTAAGAACATCTTCATAGAAGAAGAAACCCCTTTTTGTCCTTCTGAAAGAAACTTGTGACAAATAGAGCGACGTTTCCGACTGGAGAATAATTTTTTCTCTCAGAAAGTAAGCATGACACTATTTGTCACAAGTTTCTTTCAGAAGGACAGCGAGGAGGGTTTTAGGAGAAAAGAGAATTTTCCCTAAAACTCTCAAAAATGAAAAATTTATGAGACATGATAAGGATAAGAGGCTAACCTCGCATCAGAAAGAAGGCCAACGCACCTACATTCCCACACACAATTGAAGTTATCTTTGCTCTCTTTCTAATTGATCAATTTGGGTTTTGAGGGCTTGATAAAAATTTCCTGGGGCGTCGGGATGATAGGCCAGATATAAGAAAGGTTCGACTAGCTCTAACTCCATTAGCATAAATTGTCCGTCAACCATTAATCCATCGACTCGGGCATAAAGTGTTTTTGGGGCAAAGGCTGATAGGTAAGAGGCAGCTTTATCAATGTATGCTTGCTCCGGGTCAATTCGTTCAATGGTTCCACCAAAGAATTGTTGTACTCTGAAATCTCCAGCTTTGGGCTTTTTGAGTATGGTGTGACTATAAGATCCATTGAAGAATGTAAATGACCATTCTCCCTCATTGATCTCTTTCATAAATGGCTGAGCCAGGTAAGCCCCATTAGCAAGGAGTTCTCTAATTGTTGTTGCATCTTCCTGTGCGGATTCTTTTTGCAGTTTTATTGTGTTTCGTGACCCTCCACTGACACAAGGCTTAACAATAATCTGCCCGGAGTTTAACATATCAAATAATGAGGAAAGTTCGCCATTCCAATCCTTTTCCAAAAACACAGAAGAGATGATATTATAGCCAGCATCTGCTATCTGCTGGAGATAATGTTTGTCTATGTTCCATCGTACAATCTGATAATCATTGAGCAGCTTTATTCCCAGGCTTTCTATTCTGTCAAGCCAGGATTTGAATTCGTCAAACTTCTGATGATAATCCCATGGCATTCGAAGCAATGCAACATCATATACTGTCCAGTCTACCTCAGGATTGTCCCATATTTCATACTTAATGTCAAGACCTTTGCTCTGCAGAAATGGTAGCAAATCCTGAATCTCATCAAAGCCATTCGCAGCAGTATATTTAACTGAACCTTCGTAAGTAATAAATGCAATTTTCATTTATGAACAGAATGTAATTTAATGCTGGCACAAAGCTAATTCAAATTAGTTGCAAAAAATTGATATTTTCAGGCGATAAACACATTCTTATTCCAGCATCATGCTAGTTGATTCTATCAGTGAACCTTTGGATAATTTTGATTATCAAATCCTGAAAGTTTGCAAATGCTGTCTATTTCACTTTTTATACTTATATGAGCACCAAAAAAGAAGGCAATCAATATGATAAGATATTCAAAGAAAATCTGGAGTCTGTTACTCTGGCCCTGATTGAGAAAGTA is a genomic window of Xanthocytophaga agilis containing:
- a CDS encoding SPFH domain-containing protein, whose product is MNLLLAFWWVLIPIVLLIFYRFFFRIFGVVIVPEDRIGLVTKKFVLTGENRALPDGRIIAVNGEAGFQAQTLAPGLHLWKWIWQYEVKLQPLTVIPPGKIGLLIAKDGNELPTGAILARRVDCDSFQDAEKFIRNHGQKGRQTAYITAGSYRINAFLFEVELADITHINENKVGIVTTQDGMPLRDGQIAGSNVHGHNNFQDADAFLQNGGNRGLQPQVILAGSYNLNPWFVQIEETFMTEIPIGNVGVVISYYGEDGADLSGAEFKHGNIVGKGFKGVWAEPLGPGKYPINKYTMRVELVPTTNLVLNWASARSESHQLDKNLSTITVRSKDGFPFNLDVSQIIHIPTNEAPKVIARFGNMNNLVSQVLEPTIGNYFRNSAQDADVINFLTSRKERQDSAKQHIGKVLAEYNVFGVDTLIGDIVPPDSLMKTLTDRKLAEEQKMTFETQRLAQETRQKLEKETSIADMQREIVKADQGVLIAQRIADASVKKAEGEATSVKIQAGAEAERLKTIANADAQKTKVLAEAEAEKVKMLANAEAEKISVTGDAEAAKILAIGKSSAEAYKLAVEAMGGDNFTKLKVTEAIGRDRIKIIPDVLINGGAEGSGGGPISGLLGLQLLEQVQKQQNGNGNHHNGSQKPEDPTTQI
- a CDS encoding response regulator, with translation MRLKKPYILMLEDDPDDRMITDSIASQLEVDIQFLYLTYSNELFSALESGEQPALIMLDYNSKPQNGLEILKKLKSNPAYRSIPVIVLGESASDPHIDECYQLGANSFILKPGTYDLTVHKIRTFLEYWFQVAEL
- a CDS encoding TlpA disulfide reductase family protein — its product is MTITNKPKSFWLTVLFLAWMIPAMSQHVPVIQFDQLNKRIHQNNDTLYVVNFWATWCGPCVTELPLLESVHKKFANQKVKVLLVSLDFKRDLQTKVIPFVQKRKLQSSVYLLNETDYNTWIDKISPEWSGSIPATLFIKTSRNVRKFMEKEVKAGELETIIQSFHL
- a CDS encoding GatB/YqeY domain-containing protein; the encoded protein is MSLKSQIDNDIKQAMLAKDKDALTALRSIKSLILLEETKEGTVGGDLKAEEELKLLTKAAKQRRESADIFKTQGREDLSSKELAELAIIERYLPKQLSAEELEAKVKDILTRVGAKGPADMGKVMGVATKELAGQADGKVVSETVKRLLVQ
- a CDS encoding thioredoxin family protein → MKTIFKTQLALLLLLAVGLVSARFAPAGYKVGDTVQDFSLKNVDGKMISLASNSQVKGYIITFTCNTCPVAKLYEERIIALNQKYASKGYPVLAIQPNDQGISPGDSYDLMQKRAKDKKYAFPYLVDETQAIAQTFGATNTPHVFVVKKEGDKFKVAYIGAIDNNSQDASQATKKYVEEAVDELLQGKAVTTPSAKAIGCSIKWKKA
- a CDS encoding pyridoxal phosphate-dependent aminotransferase, translated to MNHTQSNILSSKLPNVGTTIFTVMSKLAQEHKAINLGQGFPDFNASQDIIQLVTKAMQDGYNQYAPMPGTIELREQIAIKTERMYGYAPNPDTEITVTSGGTEALYAAISAIVSPGDEVIVLEPCYDSYVPAIELNGGIPVFVSLSSDDFSINFSQLQNAITSRTRAIIINTPHNPTGTTLTQKDLQFLAILLRDRNIYLISDEVYEHIIFDGQQHQSVLRHAELRERSFVISSFGKTYHVTGWKLGYCIAPRELSTEFRKVHQYLTFSSFTPLQIALAEYLRNPEPYESLPQFYQQKRDFFVNLMQQTRFSLLPSRGSYFVLASYGHITDESDTDYAIRLTKEIGVATIPLSVFYNNKTDNKLLRFCYAKKEETLERAVERLMKI